A segment of the Asinibacterium sp. OR53 genome:
TGGTAATGGCTTTCACTATTCCAAACACAATGATAAAAGAAAGAATAGCCGTCTTTGCTGCAATATGAAATTCTGCATCGGCTATTCTGGGTAAGATAGAGCGTTCCATTCCTACCATGCCGCCAACAAAGGCATTGATAATCACCAGCAGGGTAAACTGTCGCCAGTTCTCTTTTAATCCAAGCTTTATTGTTGCCATTGTATTTTTTTTATACTACTGCGCAACGTCTACAATGAGGCAGTTAATACATGCACATACATTGAACAAATGTGTTATATTATCTCAACATTAACAGTAACAGTAAAGGTTGTACCATTTCCTGGCGAAGAAACGATCTGCATTTCTCCCTTAAGATCATCTACTAATCGTTTTACCAGTGGCAGGCCAAAACCGAAACCCGCTTCCCCTTCCGTACCTGCTGTGGATTCTTTTTCTTTATTCAGTATTTTCAATATTGCGGAATCTGTAAGTCCTATTCCCGTATCACTGACAACGATCTTCAAATTGTTATGTAAATCTTTACTTACAGTAAGACATAGTCCTACCTCTACCTTCCCGCCGGCCGGTGTAAATTTTATGGCATTGGTAACCAGATTGCCAATAATCTGTATTATTTTATTTTTGGGAAAATGGGCATCTGTATTCGATGAAGCATCGATTTGGATTTTTAAAACAATGTCTTTATTGTGGGCCTGCGGACCATACAATTGTTCCAGCTTATTTTTTAAAGACTTTATGGTGTATGCCTCCTTTCTAGACTGTTGTTTATTCATTTCGGCTCTGTCTTCCTGTCGCAAAATTTCACTTACAAGATCCAGCAGAGAGTTGCCGGCTTTGTAAATCATCTCTACAAATTCCAGCACTTCTTCTTTAGACAGGTCTTGTGATTGCTCGTTGATCACCTGGGTTAGTCCTATGATGCCCGCCAGTGGCCCCCTTATGTCATGGGCTACCTTTTTTTGGTTATCTTTAGCTGCCTCTGCGCTGCTTTTTAACTCCCGAATGATTTTAAGTGTTTCAAGTCTGCTCACTACTTCGCGTGCTACTATTTTCAGTAGGTCAATTTTTTCAGGCGTCAATTCTTTTTCTCTTTTATCCAAGACACATAAAGCGCCTAAATTAAATCCGCCACTGGTAGTCAGGGGAACACCGAAATAATAGTCAGCATAAGGATCGCCTGCGACATAATACTTTTTTTTGAAACGTTCATCCTCAGATAATTTTTTTACTTCAAACTGCTGAGGCGCCTGGATGGTGTACTGGCAAACAGATTCTTCTTTGGGCATTTGCTCTATATTGAGACCATAATTGGCAATGGTCCATTGGGTATAAGAATCTATCAGGTTGATCAACGAAATATCTGTTCCGGCGATCTTTGCAGCCAGTCTTGTTAAATCTTTGAATAAATCAGAAATTTCCAGGTAATCAATATCGAACTGGGATAGTGTCCAAATTCTTTCTTCTTCGTTAAATGACATAGGGTTTTAGTATATAGCGTATTAAACTTAAATCTTCGACTGCTGAATATAGCATTTAATCAGAATACCCCCACTTTAAAATGAATAAAATTGAGTCATTTCAATTCCTTACAGACAAACCTCTGCCTATTTTTTTATACCGTGCCATCGCTTCAACGAAATAATAGTCTCCATAAGTCAATGGCACATCCACTTCGGATTTATTGGGCATGTGACCAACACCATGTTTCAATATAAAACCGCCGTTTTCTCCTGCCTTCGCTTTATACATATCGGTAGACAATGTCCTGAGCACTTTCTCCGCTGCTGACAGGTATTTTTTAGCCCGTTGCCTGTCTGTATATTGGTACAATTCTATCCATGCCGATGCCATGATGGCCGCTGCAGAAGCATCCCGCAAAGCATGGGGTATATCCGGCGCATTGAAATCCCAGTAAGGAATGCCATCTGCCGGATAGTTGGGGTGATTCAAAATAAAATCGGCGATATGTTCTGCCTCGTGCAAATAAGTTGTATTTTTTGTTTCACGATACATCGCCGTGTAACCATATAATCCCCATGCCTGTCCGCGTGCCCAGGCAGAAGAATCTGCATAGCCCTGAACTGTTTTCTTTGCGATAACAGCCCCGGTCTGCGGATCGTAATTCACCATGTGGTAAGAGCTATAATCCGGACGGAAATGGTTTTTCATAGTAGTGTTGGCATGCGACACGGCTATTTTATAAAAAGAGGAGTCGCCCGATTGATGAGTAGCCCAGAAAAGCAATTCCAGGTTCATCATGTTATCGATGATAACTGGGAACTTCCAATTGGTGTGATCCCAGGATTTAATACAACCTACCTGCGCATTAAAACGTGTTGCCAAAGAGCGGGCGCTGTTCATGAGGATATCGATGTTCTCTTGAGAGGAACGTATCTTATTAGCATTGCCAAAACTGCAATACATCATAAAACCCAGGTCGTGGGTAGAAGTATTATGCTGTTCTTTTTGCAGGTAATGCATGCTTTTTTCTGCCGCATTGTATAAAGCCGTGTCCCTTGTTTGCTGGTACAAATACAACAATGTTCCCGGGTAAAAACCACTGCACCACCAACCGGATGAACTGAATTCATACTGATCCTTTGTTGAGAAATAGGTTTTGGGGAATTTTTGTTCAGGAAGTTTTGCCGTCAGCAATTTATACTGCGCAGCAGCATCTTTAAAATTTTTATCAATGACTGACAATAATTTTTTATCTGTGTGAAAAGGTTTTACCTGTTGCGATGTTGCTTCCAGACATAACAAACTGATGCAGCAAAAAAAGAATACCGATCTCATATACTCGATTGTTTTGTATTATTTGAAATTCCATTCCAATACCTGCACCATCTGCGGTCCGATATCGGCTTTGCCTTCACTGTCACGCTGCTCGGTGAACTAGGTGAAGAAATACAACTGATAACCTGCTTCTCCGTTCTTCATCACGAAAAAAGACAGCCATATTTTTCCAGTGTCCTGTAGTCCAGCTGATGATCTGCGGCCTTGCAATGGGAATCCTTTTAGAGCCCGCTCCTTTTAAACTAAATGGCGTTTTCCTAAATGAAAGGGGTTGCACATGCCAGTTTTTGTTCTGCCGGTAAACAATATGGTATTGAGGAACAGAACCGCCCTGTTCTTTCCAATAGGTTGCAATATAAAACATATCATCGCAAAACTCCAGCACCAAAACATTCTTTTCTTTTTTTGCATGCACCTCTCTTTATTAAAATACCAAAATAAGCAATGGCTTTCTACATTAAAAGAGCTATCAACGTTTGATTTTATAGACTTCAGTGCCTGCTAATAGAAAGCAACCCAGTCCGTAGTCTTCAAAATCGGGGGTAGAATCGTAGGTAACAGGCTGCCCGTCTTTCGGCTCCTTACCCGTTCCCTGCATATAACCCAGTTTTCCATCGGGGTGAACACAGTCTTTTTCTAAAGCATTCCATGCTTTTATGATAACGGGTAAATATTTTTTTTTATCGATGAGACCATTGTTAACACCCCATGCCATACCGTACAAAAAAAGGGCGGTACCCGTTAACTCCTTGCCACCAAAATGTGAGGGGTCTTTTAAACTCGCGTTCCAGAAACCATCTGTTCGTTGTAGTGGCAAGAGGGCATTCATCATGCTTTTATAATCGCCAAGGAATTCAGTATAATATTGGTTAGACCTGGGTAAGGCCGATAAGGTCCTTACCAGGGCCGCCACCACCCATCCATTTCCCCGGCTCCAGTAACAATCGGCGCCATTGGGTTCTTTATAGGGTGGGGTGAAATCCTTGTCGCGCCACCATAACCCATCTTTAGCATTGAACAAACCATTTGCTCCGTGATGATACTTAGTGAAGTCGTACATTTTGTGCATCTTTTCAAAATAGTTAGTATCCTGGTACAATGCACCCAGTTTCGCAAAAACAGGCATGGCCATTTGAATCGCATCGATCCAGCTCCAGTCATCTACCTTATCTGTTTTCAGCATATTATCCATGCAGGCTTTCACATTCCGGATGCGCTCTTCTTTTTTATCCAGCAGGTAGAGGTCTATATAGGTTTGTCCGCAAGCCTGGTCATCTGCATTTCTAACGGTAACGCCATTGCGCAAATTCCATTGGTGTTTTTCTCCCCATTGAATGGCATAATCTACAAACAATTGTTTTTTATCGATGGCATACAATGCCATCAGTCCTTCATAATATACCGCCCTTGTCCAGATATTGGAAGGACGCTCTTTATTTGTAATGATCGACTTTCCGGCATCGGGCCATTTCTGCATAAAATATGCATTCGTAAGCTCCAATGTTTTTAATAACTCTTTTTTATTGGGTAGCTTTTGTGCATAGCTGTTGGGTGACAGGAGGCAAAGCATTAAACAAAAAGCAAAAAGTGCTTTGCAGCGCCGCATCATCGGTTGAGAAAAAACTTTTTTCATTATTATGGTATTTTTACAAACATTATTTCAAGAATTTACGCAGGGAGCAATCTGTTTCCTTTAAACCCTTCGCCACCAACTGCGCATTCATTACAGCGCCTTCTCTATTAGTATGCGTATGATCTTGCGGGAATAATTTTTTTACTGTAAGAGAATCCATTTTTTCGTATTCAACAGCTATGAGTTCATTCAACGGAATAAAATAAGCATGGGTTTGTTCAGCCAGTTCTTTGCTCCAGGTTGCGTAGCTGTCTCTGTTTATTTTTCCGTCCTTATAATTATACCGGGGGATGGGGGAACAAATAATGGGAATAGCGCCTTTGGCTTTGGTATCGCTGATCATTTTTCTCATATACCAGCCGTAAGTGTGTACCATTTCTTTTTGTTTACGGATGGGGTTGTAAATTTCTGTACTGTCGTTTCCAATGCCCCTGATGGTTCCCCTGGCACGGGCAGTATCATCTAATGGGCTCGCATCATTATGACCAAACTGCATCATCACATAATCGCCTTTTTGCAGCGTTTCTAAAATTTTATTCCATCTTCCTTCTGTTATAAAAGTCCGGCTGCTCCTTCCGCCGATGGCATGGTTCTGAACGCTGATCTTCGTTGTATCGAAATAGTCGTCTATCCACGAACCCCAGCCTTGCAAAACAAGGGTCGAATGCCCGCTGCCGTTTTTAACGGTTGAATCTCCAATAATATACAACACGGGTTTGTGCTCTTCGAGCGCAACAAAAGAAGAGAGTGCTATGATTGCAACAAAGAAAAAATTTAGCCGTTTCATATAAGTGGTTGCTGGGATTTTAATAGGGATGACTGGTTAATTCTTCAACCTTTCTTTTTGTTCTTTGCTATTCACTTTTGGATCGGGTACCTGCTTTTTATCAACATCGATGAATTTCCAGGCTTTTGCGAACTCCAATGTTCCCATTGCACCTGCCTTATCGATCCAATCAAAGATTCGTTGTGGTTGTGTTATTGCCTGTTCAGATAAAACAAAGCATATTAATAACAACGTGCTTATTGGGCGCCTCGAAAAAAATTTCATTTTTAATAATTTATGGGAATGATCTTTACGGCTCCACCTAATCCAGATGGCTGGACTTTCCAATCGGAAGCATCGAAATTTTTATAGTTGATGTTTACAAAATTTATTTCATGGTATTTTCTCCACTCCAATTGATGCTTGTCCATATACCGGATACGATTGGCCATCAGGTTACAAACGGCTATTTCAACGGTATTATTCCCCGCTTTTAAATATTCACCCACTTTCAGTTTAAACGGAATGCTCCAGATGATACCGGCATCTTTTCCATTGATTTTTATTCTCGCGCTCTCATACAATTGATCTAACTGCAAAAGATAATCATCTGCTGCTTTCGTATTTAATTGGAAACTGGTTGAATACACCGCAGCGTCAGAAAAATATTGTGTAGCTGAATCTCCTGTGAAAGCCGTCCAGGGTTGCAGTTGTTTCATCGTTCTGTCTGCCGGAATAAACGGACCGCCACTGGTAAAATGTAATTTCCAATCATTGTTTAATATAATAGCATGTTGTTCAGCAGATAAATAATGCCATCTACCGGTTTTGGCCACCTCATTAGTGGCTTTGATGATCATGGCTTCGCCTGGTTGTAATTGCAGTTTAACCTGCACGCCGTTTTCCCGGTGATGAAATGAAGCTGATCCGGTTTCACCTGTTTGCGGATCCATCAATACAACTGCATTGGCACTGGTATTTAATGAGATCCAGTCATTGATCGTTTTAGGCGTATGGTTAACAATATAATAGTATTTACCATGATTGATTTTTCTCCTGATGAACTTCAATCCCTGGTCGGTCAGTGTTTCCCGGTTGATCTTTACAAATTTCAATGCCGCTTCAACATCACCGGCAATGATGATGCGCCCTTTTCCTATAATCGCTTCTTTGATGCCATTGGTTTTCTGCGCCGCAACAACAGAAGCAATCAATGCCTTTAATTGTTTTCTATTTCGTTCGAGGTTATCCAGTCCTGGTACATCTTCCGGGAATTGCTGTAACACAATTACAGCACCCTCTTTAGCCAATCTAAGTATTTGTTCAAAACTAGCTACCGGCATGTACTTACAACTTGAAACAAGCAAAGCCTTGTATGCAGCACCTTTAGCTGAAACCCTGATGTTACCATTGTCAACACTTGCCTCTTTTAACATCTTGTCCGAAGAAAAATCCATCGAATAGCCCTGGTGTTGCAGATGGGTAAGGTTTTTATAGAATGCTGTAGGGTGTAACCACACATTGATATCATGTACTTTAAATGGCATATCCAACCCTTCGGTATTAGACCAGTTATCATATACAGGCCAATAAGCCAGCACTTCGTTGTCCGGCTCGCCGCTCTGCAGAACCGACTGGCATCTTGTTATGTATTCATTCAATCCTTTTAAATGCGGCCACAGGCTGTTATTTGGAACAAAATTCACCGATGCATAGAATAACCATCCCGGCCATGGCAGATTTGCGGGTGAATAAGTGGCTCCGTGATAAAATACATGATTGATGCCCGCCAGAAAAGCCTGCTCTACTTCGGGCTTGCACTGGCTCCACGAGGTTTTAAAATGTTCGGTCAGCCAGGTGAATGTTTCATTGGAAGTAAATTTCTTTCCCATAACATGCGCAGCAGAAGATGCGAATTTTAGCATGTTGGGGTCGGGATCTACATTCCGGATGTCTTCGCTGTCTCTCCTCAATCCTGGTATGTTGAACGCAGAGCTGCCAAAGGTTTCAGATTCCGGGATATCAACTGCTGCATATAAGTCCAGCAGATTCCCCGGGGAGCCATGCGCCTGGTTGGTATTCAACGCTTTTTTGCTGTGGGCCCAATCAGTAAATTTCTTCGTAAAATGCTGCAGCATCAAATCGCTCATCGTTTCCCGGTAATCAGATTTAACCCGCGCGGTAATTTCATCATCGGATTTTACAACCAGCTGTTTGATATAAGGCCTCAGATCATATCCTCTTCTTTTTACAAACTCATTGAAAAAATCAGGGGTCCAATCGGCATTATAGACTTCATAACTGTCGTTAAAAAAAGAACGAACACCATGATTGGAGTTGCCAAAAGCCGTGTCGAATGTTTTGAAATAATTTACAATCGCATTGGAAGAAAAATGATCCAATGTATAACCCTCGCCACCGGCAGCAGCGCGCTTGACCATTTGCCGGGTTTTACCAACAAACAAGGCAAAAATTTTCCAGTTACCCGTTTGGGGTTGCCATTGCAAGCTGCCATCCGCTAAAACATGATCGGTTATCACAACCGATTTACCATTTTCATCATAAGCGGTAACCACGCTCAGGAACACACCGGGCAGACCTTTCTGTTTACCATCGTTCAATACAATCTTTTCTTTGAGTGTTTCTCCGGCTTTGAGTACATAAGTTTGAACGATCATTTTTGTTGCCGCATCCTGTATGCTCACCTGTGGACCGCCGATAGGCCAGCCGGTTCCTACAGAAATATCAACCCCCATATTGAACAACGCTGTTTTGTTAACCGTATAGTCGAGCATCTTCATCCATTGTGGCGACAGGTAGTTGATATACTTTTTCTCGTATCCTATAGCGCCGTAAATGGGCACCACTTCCACTCCTCCGAAACCCACTTCATTAAAGGATTTCAGCTGTTGGTCAAGTCCGGCTTTGTCCACAGCGCTCCCCATCCACCACCAGCGCGTCCATGGTTTTGTTTCTTTATGGATAGCAGGCCATTGTTGGGCATAGCCTTGCACAACAGCCAGCATTGTAATGGAAGCAATGATTTTTTTGAGCATTGTACTACTCGGTTTTATTAACTGAAACAGCGTATACATTCTCTTCTCCTTCAAAGTTAGCACGGAAGATCACCGATTGGTCATCCGGACTGAAATGCACGTTCGGCTCCAGGTGGTACTGGTGGCGCTTTATATTTACCAATCGCTCTGCATGCAGACTGTCTCCCCGCGGCGTAAAATAATAGATCCACATACCGTCTTTTGCCTTGGCTACCTGTGTATCGTTTCCACCATCTCCGCAGAAATGTTTCATATCGTTTGAAAAATCAATTACCATCTGGTTTAGTACTGCTGCTGAAAGAGCTCAACGGCCAATAGAATTGCTCATATTTATCGGGATGTTCCGGGTTGAAAGAAGCAACATCCTTTCTTATATACTTCACCAGCGGAAGCCGTTGTTCTCTAATAGATTGAACCACACATCTGGCCAGCTCAAATGCACCATAGGTACTGAAATGCGTATCGTCTTTCAGTTCTGTGGGTTGATGAGGAAATGTATTTGCAGGATAATGAACAAATGCTTTAATGGATTGTTGTGATCCCCAGGACTCATACAGTATCTTGCTCATGACATTCAGATCGATCAGTGCAACACCCTCTTCTTTCGCAATCTGGCGCATGGCTTCCGGATAATCACCGAGCGAATTGGTTATTTTTCCCGAAGAATCAAATGTTCTCCTGTTCATTGAACTTACGAGTACAGGGATAACATTTCTTTTTCTCGCTTCAGCGATCCATTCTTTAAGCGTTTGCTTATAGGTTGTAAAAGGATCGAGGTGATTGCTCCCGGGTTTTTGATCGTTGTGCGCAAATTCAATGAATAAATAATCGCCGGCTTTTGCCATGCTCCAGATCTTATCCAGTCTTCTTTCACCTTTGAATGCTTTCAATGTTTCTCCGCTCTCTGCATAGTTGGCTACGCAAACATTGCCGCTTTTGAAAAATGATGGGAACATCTGTCCCCAGGCGGCCCACGGCTCACGGTCCTGGTCAACCACGGTTGAGTTACCGGCTAAAAAAATAGTAGTGGCTTTTGTATTGGGAATGATTTCCAGTGCGCAGATTTTCGCCGCAGAATCATTGAACTCTATGGTCAACAGGTTATCCCAATGCAGATAACTTGCTTCGCGTGGTTTCAGCCGGACTTTACTAACAGCCTCCCCATCTGCATCCCGTATAATGCTGTCTTTAACATGCACCGTAAATGTTTTAGAGATGATCTGTCCGTATTTCGTTTTGATATCATTAAAGAACAAGCGCCTGCATTCAGCACGAACCGTTGTAGCAGAAGTTCCCGCCACATCGCCCAGCAAAAGTTTTACATCATAATTACCCTCGGGCAGTTTAACCGAAAAAAAGAAGGG
Coding sequences within it:
- a CDS encoding glycoside hydrolase family 88 protein, with the protein product MKKVFSQPMMRRCKALFAFCLMLCLLSPNSYAQKLPNKKELLKTLELTNAYFMQKWPDAGKSIITNKERPSNIWTRAVYYEGLMALYAIDKKQLFVDYAIQWGEKHQWNLRNGVTVRNADDQACGQTYIDLYLLDKKEERIRNVKACMDNMLKTDKVDDWSWIDAIQMAMPVFAKLGALYQDTNYFEKMHKMYDFTKYHHGANGLFNAKDGLWWRDKDFTPPYKEPNGADCYWSRGNGWVVAALVRTLSALPRSNQYYTEFLGDYKSMMNALLPLQRTDGFWNASLKDPSHFGGKELTGTALFLYGMAWGVNNGLIDKKKYLPVIIKAWNALEKDCVHPDGKLGYMQGTGKEPKDGQPVTYDSTPDFEDYGLGCFLLAGTEVYKIKR
- a CDS encoding GAF domain-containing sensor histidine kinase gives rise to the protein MSFNEEERIWTLSQFDIDYLEISDLFKDLTRLAAKIAGTDISLINLIDSYTQWTIANYGLNIEQMPKEESVCQYTIQAPQQFEVKKLSEDERFKKKYYVAGDPYADYYFGVPLTTSGGFNLGALCVLDKREKELTPEKIDLLKIVAREVVSRLETLKIIRELKSSAEAAKDNQKKVAHDIRGPLAGIIGLTQVINEQSQDLSKEEVLEFVEMIYKAGNSLLDLVSEILRQEDRAEMNKQQSRKEAYTIKSLKNKLEQLYGPQAHNKDIVLKIQIDASSNTDAHFPKNKIIQIIGNLVTNAIKFTPAGGKVEVGLCLTVSKDLHNNLKIVVSDTGIGLTDSAILKILNKEKESTAGTEGEAGFGFGLPLVKRLVDDLKGEMQIVSSPGNGTTFTVTVNVEII
- a CDS encoding glycosyl hydrolase, whose translation is MLKKIIASITMLAVVQGYAQQWPAIHKETKPWTRWWWMGSAVDKAGLDQQLKSFNEVGFGGVEVVPIYGAIGYEKKYINYLSPQWMKMLDYTVNKTALFNMGVDISVGTGWPIGGPQVSIQDAATKMIVQTYVLKAGETLKEKIVLNDGKQKGLPGVFLSVVTAYDENGKSVVITDHVLADGSLQWQPQTGNWKIFALFVGKTRQMVKRAAAGGEGYTLDHFSSNAIVNYFKTFDTAFGNSNHGVRSFFNDSYEVYNADWTPDFFNEFVKRRGYDLRPYIKQLVVKSDDEITARVKSDYRETMSDLMLQHFTKKFTDWAHSKKALNTNQAHGSPGNLLDLYAAVDIPESETFGSSAFNIPGLRRDSEDIRNVDPDPNMLKFASSAAHVMGKKFTSNETFTWLTEHFKTSWSQCKPEVEQAFLAGINHVFYHGATYSPANLPWPGWLFYASVNFVPNNSLWPHLKGLNEYITRCQSVLQSGEPDNEVLAYWPVYDNWSNTEGLDMPFKVHDINVWLHPTAFYKNLTHLQHQGYSMDFSSDKMLKEASVDNGNIRVSAKGAAYKALLVSSCKYMPVASFEQILRLAKEGAVIVLQQFPEDVPGLDNLERNRKQLKALIASVVAAQKTNGIKEAIIGKGRIIIAGDVEAALKFVKINRETLTDQGLKFIRRKINHGKYYYIVNHTPKTINDWISLNTSANAVVLMDPQTGETGSASFHHRENGVQVKLQLQPGEAMIIKATNEVAKTGRWHYLSAEQHAIILNNDWKLHFTSGGPFIPADRTMKQLQPWTAFTGDSATQYFSDAAVYSTSFQLNTKAADDYLLQLDQLYESARIKINGKDAGIIWSIPFKLKVGEYLKAGNNTVEIAVCNLMANRIRYMDKHQLEWRKYHEINFVNINYKNFDASDWKVQPSGLGGAVKIIPINY
- a CDS encoding rhamnogalacturonan acetylesterase, which codes for MKRLNFFFVAIIALSSFVALEEHKPVLYIIGDSTVKNGSGHSTLVLQGWGSWIDDYFDTTKISVQNHAIGGRSSRTFITEGRWNKILETLQKGDYVMMQFGHNDASPLDDTARARGTIRGIGNDSTEIYNPIRKQKEMVHTYGWYMRKMISDTKAKGAIPIICSPIPRYNYKDGKINRDSYATWSKELAEQTHAYFIPLNELIAVEYEKMDSLTVKKLFPQDHTHTNREGAVMNAQLVAKGLKETDCSLRKFLK
- a CDS encoding rhamnogalacturonan acetylesterase, with translation MLVRPAIIALFYLLAQQCLHAQTAYRFDFGNGATAPGFTKITSDCKFSYQKGFGFDQQSVVQSVERKDKHPLTNDFITSAKPFFFSVKLPEGNYDVKLLLGDVAGTSATTVRAECRRLFFNDIKTKYGQIISKTFTVHVKDSIIRDADGEAVSKVRLKPREASYLHWDNLLTIEFNDSAAKICALEIIPNTKATTIFLAGNSTVVDQDREPWAAWGQMFPSFFKSGNVCVANYAESGETLKAFKGERRLDKIWSMAKAGDYLFIEFAHNDQKPGSNHLDPFTTYKQTLKEWIAEARKRNVIPVLVSSMNRRTFDSSGKITNSLGDYPEAMRQIAKEEGVALIDLNVMSKILYESWGSQQSIKAFVHYPANTFPHQPTELKDDTHFSTYGAFELARCVVQSIREQRLPLVKYIRKDVASFNPEHPDKYEQFYWPLSSFSSSTKPDGN
- a CDS encoding glycoside hydrolase family 88 protein — its product is MRSVFFFCCISLLCLEATSQQVKPFHTDKKLLSVIDKNFKDAAAQYKLLTAKLPEQKFPKTYFSTKDQYEFSSSGWWCSGFYPGTLLYLYQQTRDTALYNAAEKSMHYLQKEQHNTSTHDLGFMMYCSFGNANKIRSSQENIDILMNSARSLATRFNAQVGCIKSWDHTNWKFPVIIDNMMNLELLFWATHQSGDSSFYKIAVSHANTTMKNHFRPDYSSYHMVNYDPQTGAVIAKKTVQGYADSSAWARGQAWGLYGYTAMYRETKNTTYLHEAEHIADFILNHPNYPADGIPYWDFNAPDIPHALRDASAAAIMASAWIELYQYTDRQRAKKYLSAAEKVLRTLSTDMYKAKAGENGGFILKHGVGHMPNKSEVDVPLTYGDYYFVEAMARYKKIGRGLSVRN